From Amphiura filiformis chromosome 20, Afil_fr2py, whole genome shotgun sequence, a single genomic window includes:
- the LOC140142131 gene encoding uncharacterized protein — protein MNENDSQLTSYQGQHYETTFSVRSQVQERNNTKEKPYICQYCNKGFTSSGNLKTHERIHTKEKTYICQYCDKGFTQSGHLKTHERTHTKEKPFICQYCNRGFAQSSHQKRHELLHTKVTPYICQYCNKGFTQSCELKIHERIHTKEKTYICQYCNQGFTHSSHLKTHERTHTKEKPYKCQYCNKGFTTSGSLKRHEAIHTNEKPFTCQYCNKGFRTSSHLKTHELIHTKEKPYICQYCDKGFRTSGNLKTHEATHTNMTKEHEEKPYICQYCSKGFTMSCNLKKHERIHTKEKPYICQYCNKGFIQFNNMKRHERIHIKKTPYKCQYCNKVYKHLGRLKAHELIHTKEKSYICQYCNKGFAQSSNLKRHERNKRDALHMYGFAQSGSYKNLHSVSSVQFSSVHYYHVIQGHRPTIQYI, from the coding sequence ATGAATGAGAACGATTCGCAATTGACATCTTACCAAGGTCAGCATTATGAGACAACGTTTTCAGTCAGGAGTCAGGTACAAGAACGGAAtaataccaaagagaagccttacatatgccaatactgcaacaaaggcttcacatcGTCTGgtaacttgaaaacacatgaacgaatccataccaaagagaagacttacatatgtcaatactgcgacaaaggcttcacacagtctggtcacttgaaaacacatgaacgaactcataccaaagagaagcctttcatATGCCAATACTGCAACAGAGGCTTCGCACAGTCAAGTCACCAGAAAAGACACGAACTACTCCATACCAAAGTGACGCCTTACATATGCCAATACtgcaataaaggcttcacacagtcttgtgaattgaaaatacatgaacgaattcatacgaaAGAGAAAACTTACATATGTCAATACTGTAATCAAGGATTCACACATTCTAGtcacttgaaaacacatgaacgaacccataccaaagagaagccttacaaatgtcaGTATTGTAATAAAGGATTCACCACGTCTGGCAGCTTGAAAAGACATGAAGCAATCCATACCAATGAGAAGCCTTTCACATGTCAgtactgtaataaaggcttcagaACGTCTAGTCACTTGAAAACACACGAACTAatacataccaaagagaagccttacatttGTCAATACTGTGATAAAGGCTTTAGAACGTCTGGTAACTTGAAAACGCATGAAGCAACCCATACCAACATGACAAAAGAGCATgaagagaagccttacatatgCCAATACTGCAGCAAAGGCTTCACAATGTCATGTAACTTGAAAaaacatgaacgaattcatacgaaagagaagccttacatatgtcaatactgtaacaaaggcttcatacAGTTCAATAACATGAAAAGACATGAACGAATCCATATCAAAAAGACGCCTTACAAATGTCAGTATTGCAACAAAGTTTACAAACACTTAGGTCGCTTGAAAGCGCATGAACtaatccataccaaagagaagtcttacatatgccaatactgtaataaaggcttcgcACAGTCAAGTaacttgaaaagacatgaacgaaACAAAAGAGACGCTTTACATATGTATGGCTTTGCACAGTCAGGTAGTTATAAAAATCTTCACAgtgtcagttcagttcagttcagttcagttcattaTTATCATGTAATTCAAGGCCACAGGCCCACAATACAATATATTTAG
- the LOC140142132 gene encoding uncharacterized protein — translation MEDLEQRAIETAPHPPLWWFRYVDDTYCKLKKCHSQEFTDHLNSLDKDIQFTTEGEENNSLAFLDTLTVIQPDRSTKVTIYRKSTHTDQYLNFASNHPIDHKLGVIRTLYHRADTVVTNHQDREDEKSHVNNALAKCGYPKWALDKANQPKSHKTRDVGDKRPNKGHVVLPYTKGTSEAIRRTFSNYGVSVFFKPTRTLRQILVSPKDKTEKKDITGPVYYIPCQGKTVTGQCKESYIGETERSLKTRFQEHRRPSSTASEVSNHIHIESPGHFVDLDKVHILDRDSRYHPHHGGGLQPVL, via the exons ATGGAAGATCTTGAACAGAGAGCTATTGAGACAGCGCCCCACCCTCCTCTGTGGTGGTTTCGCTATGTAGATGACACCTATTGTAAACTTAAGAAGTGTCACTCTCAAGAATTCACTGACCATCTCAATTCGCTGGATAAGGACATTCAATTTACCACTGAAGGAGAAGAGAATAACTCGCTTGCCTTTCTAGATACGCTCACCGTTATTCAACCAGACAGATCCACCAAAGTAACCATCTATCGCAAGAGTACACACACGGATCAATATCTGAACTTCGCCTCGAATCACCCCATTGATCACAAACTTGGAGTCATCCGAACTTTGTACCATAGGGCTGATACTGTAGTCACTAACCACCAGGATCGCGAGGACGAGAAATCTCATGTCAACAATGCTctagcgaaatgtggatatcccaaATGGGCACTGGATAAAGCGAATCAACCAAAATCTCACAAAACGCGTGACGTGGGCGATAAACGCCCTAATAAAGGCCACGTAGTGCTACCCTACACCAAAGGCACCTCTGAAGCTATTAGAAGGACATTTAGCAATTACGGTGTCAGCGTGTTCTTCAAACCAACTCGCACACTAAGACAAATCCTAGTGTCACCAAAGGACAAGACAGAAAAGAAAGACATTACAGGTCCGGTATATTACATCCCATGCCAGGGCAAGACTGTAACCGGACAGTGCAAAGAATCTTATATTGGTGAAACTGAACGCTCCTTAAAAACACGGTTTCAGGAACATAGGAGGCCCAGcagtacagcatcagaggtctcaaaccacatCCATATCGAGTCtcctggacattttgtggacttggataAAGTTCACATACTCGATAGGGACAGCAG gtACCATCCTCATCATGGGGGTGGGTTGCAGCCAGTCTTGTGA
- the LOC140142683 gene encoding uncharacterized protein — MTICQYCNKGFTKSCSLKRHERIHTKEKPYICQYCNKGFTQSCSLKRHERIHAKEKSYKCQYCNKSFTESGHLKIHERIHTNEKPYKCQYCKKGFTQSSNLKTHERIHTKEKPYTCQHCNKGFTQSGELKRHERIHTNEKHYICQYCYKGFTQSGDLKTHERVHTKEKPYICQYCNKGFTRSSYLKTHERIHTRMTSYTCSYCNKGFTQASNMKTHERIHTKEKPFICQYYNKGFTQLSNLKTHDCISIKALVV; from the coding sequence atgaccatatgtcaatactgtaataaaggctttaCAAAGTCATGTagcttgaaaagacatgaacgaatccataccaaagagaagccctacatatgtcaatactgtaataaaggcttcacacagtcatgtagcttgaaaagacatgaacgaaTCCATGCCAAAGAGAAGTCTTACAAATGCCAGTATTGCAATAAAAGCTTCACAGAGTCTGGTCACTTGAAAatacatgaacgaattcataccaacgagaagccttacaaatgccaatactgcaagaaaggcttcacacagtcaagTAACTTGAAGACACACGAACGAATTCATACCAAGGAGAAACCTTACACGTGCCAACACtgcaataaaggcttcacacagtctggtgaattgaaaagacatgaacgaaTCCATACCAATGAGAAACATTACATATGCCAATACTGCTATAAAGGCTTCACGCAGTCAGGtgacttgaaaacacatgaacgagttcatacgaaagagaagccttacatatgtcaatactgtaataaaggcttcacacggTCTAgttacttgaaaacacatgaacgaattcataccaGAATGACATCTTACACATGTTCAtattgcaacaaaggcttcacacaggcTAGTAAtatgaaaacacatgaacgaattcataccaaagagaagcctttcatATGCCAGTACTACAACAAAGGCTTCACTCAATTAAgtaacttgaaaacacatgacTGCATTTCAATAAAGGCATTGGTAGTTTGA